Proteins found in one Cervus canadensis isolate Bull #8, Minnesota chromosome 24, ASM1932006v1, whole genome shotgun sequence genomic segment:
- the LOC122426895 gene encoding uncharacterized protein FLJ30774-like, protein MGSAERDLGRGSALAAGADWRAANLPAALQGGARRAIFRGLYKGVEAAAQRPGSVSARDGEGRGDTRAGSRDAEAAGFGPHAGLRPSLWCQMEPRAAGAGAPQKGEGRISPFWRGRGRSGATRVQRRSAGGGSATQWNRTKGSGAQTAARGPPRARPRPQPAGAPARAAAPPPPAQPPRWGPGEGRSPS, encoded by the exons ATGGGGAGCGCGGAGCGGGACCTGGGGCGGGGCTCGGCCCTGGCGGCGGGCGCCGATTGGCGAGCTGCGAATCTCCCCGCTGCCTTACAAGGCGGTGCGAGGCGAGCTATTTTTAGAGGGCTATATAAGGGGGTTGAGGCGGCCGCACAGCGGCCCGGTAGCGTGAGCGCGAGGGACGGGGAGGGTCGCGGCGACACTCGCGCCGGCTCCCGGGACGCCGAGGCGGCTGGGTTCGGGCCGCACGCCGGCCTTCGACCTTCGCTTTGGTGCCAGATGGAGCCCCGGGCGGCCGGAGCCGGCGCCCCTCAGAAGGGAGAGGGTCGCATATCGCCATTCTGGCGTGGACGCGGCCGGTCAGGAG CTACCAGGGTGCAGAGAAGAAGCGCCGGAGGAGGAAGTGCCACACAATGGAACAGAACAAAGGGGAGCGGCGCGCAGACAGCGGCCCGGGGCCCGCCCCgcgccaggccccgcccccagcccgccgGCGCCCCGGCGCGCGCCGccgcgcccccaccccctgcccagcccccacgcTGGGGACCCGGCGAGGGTCGGAGTCCCAGTTAG